The Papaver somniferum cultivar HN1 chromosome 6, ASM357369v1, whole genome shotgun sequence genome segment CAAGAACATCAGTTTGTACTTATTCATActttatcctcttcttcttcttctccattttttAGGTTGTAGTCAAAATTATATTTAAAGATCTGAGTAATTTGGTTTTTAGATTTCGGTTTTGGGTAATTTTTTATTTGAAGATTTGATTGTTCAATTCGGTTAGTGTGTTCATCATTTTGTTGTTATGATTTTCGAAGCTGATTCAACTTGATTTGTTTGTAGCATATAGCTCATAATAAGATTGAGTAGTGATCTCTCGAATTTGGATTTTGATAGTATTTTTGGGGTTTCTGTTTGTTAACAGGGAGAGAAGATTGGTGTACTTGTTGGTAGAGTTAGTGATTATGTAAGGATGGTAGACCCAGTACCAAACATGAAGATTGTTGCGTTGAGGTTTAATGAGACTGCTAGAGTTAGGATTTTGAAAGTTGGTGGAAAGTGTTTGACCTTTGATCAGCTTGCTCTTAGAGTTCCTCTTGGAAAAAACACGATATGTTTGTTTAAGATCTTGATTCATTTGTGTATTTTGGTTTTGTCATTGTTGTATGATATTTGGATGGATTTGGTACAGATGGaattatttttagttctttaATCTTTTTACCCTGGGTATGTTGTGATTTATTTGAGATGGAAATGATGATTGAACTGTTTTCAAAGGTTTGTTAAAATTGTATTGGCATATAGTTGACACACACAATTAACATCAGTATCTACTTATGATCGTCTTATCTTGACTTAAGTTATGATTTTCATCTTTTCTTATTGAACTTAAGTTGTGTTTCTGCACTCACAAAGAACCTAATTTTAAGTGTTCATGTTGGCCTTACTCCATCCATTTCCACATTAGACCAAGTTTCATCTCatatcttctttatttattgctaACTTGAAGCTTCTGATAatttaatgaattattttgaCATATTAGAACAGTTGAAGAAGGAGGTACCTCATGATGGTGCCATGTGTGACCTTCTATGGTCAGTACCTGAACACATAGTTAATAGTGGGGTTTAAGCCCTCATGGTGTAGGGTTCTTGTTTGGTGGAAACGTGGTCACATATTATAACCACACATATAATTCCCTAGAATATATTTGTTGGTTAGTCCAAATTATTGTTACAGGACAGTATTACAAACTTGCGAAAAAAAACTTCATTCCATGCTTGCACTTCATACCTTTGGGAAATTTAGTTTTTGCGTACCAGTGGTTGTGCAATACAGGTTATGGGAAAATAAATTCTATGGATTTCTGTTTTTATGGAATCAACTCCAATTGTTGATCTCATTTATAGGATCAACTCCTGTTATTGATCCCATTTTTGAATCAACTCCTATTGTTTGGGATCAACTGTTGTTGTTTCCATTTATGGAACCAACTTTTATTGTTGACATCATttccttggattagtataatTGTGACGGACTGGAAAATTAcgtctttggcgcgttgccccgcaggtcgTAACtttcccgatgcgccatgatgatgctacgatccgggccttaaatcTAGGCAAATGTACGTTCATTCGtctttgcaagcatgctcgtggagcatgatgcagccaatttaacttccacaccgttccaactcacccttggTCCGctaagggtttattaagaaaataaagacttccctaaaacggaaaaaacggccttttgaggccctaaacgatggaatttggctaaattctggtgaccatgtggatctataaatcaacatgtcttgatctttgggccattTCTCAGCAAAATGGactccttttgagctaaattatgacactcgggtttttagcctatgtcgaacgccttgataagaagtatgagcatctagtgaatggaatgcaacttgtctcatcaagtttggccataatcatctcttgcatcgagctaccgagccaaaTGATATGAGAGGTCAGAATGTCCCAATCATCTCACAgttagatgatatgagcaacaaagtgttggaccggcaatgttgcaactcattgcggctgcctacgtactctTCCCTACTCTAAAAGGATCAAGCACATACTGTAGTTCATCCGCGAAGGGACAAGCAACTTAAATTAACTCGTTTACGAAGTCGTGGCTAAGCAATAATAGTAACGGCCTGGTCCGTATAAGTCGTTTCGTCAAAATGCACAAAGACTGCGCATTATTGGATCTGTaatatggcatagtgatgtctaagcatcaaatgcTCTTTCGTAAGGCTACGGGACTAataatgagccttaggcatcatttatactcttcagGCTAAGctttgaagcttacttggtacatggtccgcaagtgcaccttcaaccaactacccctccctatatatgttatattgcaatttctacaagtatggaaagggggaCAAAATTGACATACCTGCTTCACTGAGCAAGTCAGCAACAACAAATCAGATGAGCAGTGGTGGAGCCAACCACACCCATCCCCCGGGTGCTTCATATTTTTGTCTTTAAAAATTTGTCATACCTTTCACATTAGAATTTGGTAACCTCCTGTGACAGCGTTGATTGACATCAACAAAATCTCCACTGAACATAGTTGTCTAATCCATGAACCATGACCTTATTCATCCAAATGTCATACCGTGTGATCTACACATTTGAACCCGATCATCCAATTCCAGTTCTCGTTTCTAATTAAACTTTCTTATGGGTCATCAAAATTTAGTCTAGTATCAGGAAACTTCGTGTTAAGCTAGTTATGTGGTCACCCAAGAAACGACcctaaaataagaagaaagatcaaccaacaagtaaaataaaataatcctCAACTCAAAATGAACTTGTGTGCAATTTCTTGTTAGGAAAACAATTTCCAATTTATGAGCCATGAGTTTCAAACTCTTTAGTCCACAAAGTCCACCACACCAATTTTCCATTCAAATTTCTTGCATCCTCAATTTCAAAATgtagaatcaaaatcaaaacctcCCAATTTGGACCCAAACCTAGTCCTAAACTAGTTTGTAGTTTGTAAATAACTGCTCAGCAACATATCTCTGTACCTCGAGTCCATATATTATGAACCTCCTAGGATGGTTCCCTCTTTTCCCAACATACACGAGATTGGCTTGCTTGAGTGCACCAAAATCCTCAGCTGACCCGTCAATGTTCCTCTTCCGTTTTCAACTCTTATATTCTTTCTCTGGCTAGCTGGCTAGTTTCAATACATAGTGATCAAGGATCATTCTTGATTCTTCGACTCCTCTTGATTGATAAGTTGCTCCGTATGGGCACTATATATATCTGCAGCCCTCCTACCAACATTTCATATCAAAACATAACCCTTTTCTTTCCCCTTTCAACCAAGTTACGAACACACTCATTTCAAGTCCAAAaaacatacacataatcatataaACCGCAACTATCCATTCGATAATATGGCCAGTAGTAGAAAATCAGTATGCATCATCAATTCTAGTCTACTAGttccattttttcttcatcttcttctcctacTTACCTCAACAGAAGCTCGCCCCCTTGAGCAAGGCgattctaattccacaggaaatGTTCAACAAGCACTTCTGAATGGTGATATTAAAGTGTCAGGTCCTAGCCCTGGTGGTGAAGGTCACAGTTTCAAAAATGTTGTTCAAACCATGGGGGGAAATAAGGTGGCTGGTCCGAGTCGTGGGGGTGAAGGTCACAAGTTCAAAACTCAGCAGCTCCGAACATTTGGGAGGATTAAGGTGTCAGGCCCTAGCCCTGGTGAAGGCCACAAGTTCAAAACACAGAAGCTCCAAACAATTGGGAGGATTAAGGTGTCAGGACCTAGCCCTGGAGAAGGTCACAATTTTAAAAATGTTGTTCAAACCATGGGAGGAAATAAGGTGTCTGGTCCTAGTCCACGAGGCGGTGGCCATCACAATGGCGTGGCTAAAATTCACAAATCCAAGCGAGATTAATTGAGGACTGGTGATTAAAAGGATTAATTGAGTCTCTTACCGCAACGTCGAGCAACAATtcatttcattcattttttttttatctgtgTTATTGAATTTGCTTCTAAATTAACAGGCAGATCGAACACAATATTGTATCATGTATATGAAAATGTTAATCTGTACAAAAAGCTATCCTTCATTAGAAATTCTTTTATAATCCATAAATTAAAAGATTTATAAAGTATTCGAATCTATATTATGAGGGACGATGGTGTTTGACTACATCGACGGCTCTCTATAATTTGGACACATAAAAAACGGTCCAGATTGAGGCACCTATTTAAGTTATTCAATTACATTTctggcatataaagaatggtccagattaATTCACATAATATTAATTACCTTAGATAATAAATTTATTTAAGATTTATTTAAATAAAGAAGGGTCCAGATTTATTATATAGATTTattataaatcttaggtaattaatAAATCTATATAATAAATTTATATAGATTTATTTAAGATTTCCATTATATATTTTAGAcataaagaatggtccagattaATCCACATAATATTAATTACCTAAATAAGGAATTTAAATTGATTGCTCATTAATTTAAtatcatttatttgggagttattcctccaATTTAGGCATATAAAGAAGGGAATTGTCCATTTATTTGCGAGTTACTTTTATTCCTCTCATAACTTAACTCTTAATTTAATCCtttttataatcaaattcctATCCCAAAGGTTCATCATTTGCACAACTTTATTCCCAAGGTATGATTCACTATTGTTTGGGTTGATTAAGATAATTGTTGttagtttttctctttaatgtTAATGAATTCATGGTGCCTCACGCCTAAGTTTTATGTCATTTATGCAGTCAAAAGATACCGATCAAATATTGTATTTGATTAGTTTAGTTTCTCTTTGATTCTTTTCatctatctatattataagggacaatggtgtttgaCTACATCGACGACTCTCTACAATTTGGATACATAAAGAATGGCCCAGATTGAGGCACCTATTTAAGTTATTCAGTTACATTTctggcatataaagaatggtccagattaATTCACATAATATTAATTACCTTAAATAATAAGTTTATTTAAGATTTATTTAAATAAAGAAGGGTCCAGATTTATTATATAGATTTATTATAAATCTTAAGTAATTAATAACTtcagaacgcgcaattgggggatacggAAACTAATTGggagatatgaattacttcccccaaccaaaggtgtctgctaaggggtgttttttggggcgaaaatactaaaacacccttagattaattaaaaaacattatgaaaagactgttataccctcCCCATtaaattaaaaacttaaaatcaaaaccaaaaaacaaaatcagTTATCCTCCATTTGATTTGTGCCGGCATACTCAAtacttagggttaggttttgaattttttttttcttccatcttcctctcctcttcttcatcgttcttcatatactctacgattaatcgttaaaccaaaaatttcttcgtcgattaaaactAACTcataagaatgcctccacgaaacaaatcaaatgcccaatcgaaatcaaaatcgattgctcaacagaaattaaagaaaaggcttgctttgattgctcaagagcaagaaaacgaagaacaagagttatcggacgatcaaTTACTCAGAAATAtgacttctgtgagaaggtaagtcatttaaaactgtttaattagtgtttcaatcgatttgtatCAATGAGTTTAGGTCGAAATCGCGAAACCCTaagtgaaacagttgagtttcagaaaTTTCGGCACTCATTTTAGTATGAAGACCACATCGGAAACTAGGATATGACTCGTGCCGTTATTTGGTTCGGAATGTTTACTTCACTTGTTCGATTAGTTATATTATTGTAGATCATACTTCTTAGGAGTTCAATGTGGAATAAGACATCGTTATTGTGACAATTTCGAAAGACTATGAATTTGTATCATGTATATTACTTTGTAACATTAGTTGTTAGTGTGATGGACCTGATGGTCGATCTATCAGCAATGAAAACTTTTTCCACCAATATTTTTATGTTTCTGAAGTTGTAGAATGTGATGGTCCTATTGCTATACCGCCAAATTATCACTTATTGTTTTTCTACCCATTTCAATCATTCGATGATGTCTGTGAATGCAGTTCAATTACTTCGATTTACTATAATTTTTTTAGTATTCCTACTTAAAATTAAAGTGAATCtccaataatattattattaattcgGTTAGAGCGCCAATTCGTATACGTTAACCCAGAAAACTCAACTACATCTGTGTCTCCCATTAAAGAAATATCACGGTTGCTAATCTTTTCCCGTCATTCGATTTTTGGCTCCCTTTGTCATTGCTTGAATAATTCTCTTAGTTTTTCCATTTGGGTTTATCAGTGTAACCTTCAAAGACAATTAGTGCAATATGTTAGTTTCTATTGGTACTGAACGGCTATTAAACCTAAAACGTGTTTCAATTATGGTAGCCTTTTTAAATTCCTATCCCGTCGGCGGTCAACATAGTTAGGAAAGAG includes the following:
- the LOC113286138 gene encoding uncharacterized protein LOC113286138; this encodes MASSRKSVCIINSSLLVPFFLHLLLLLTSTEARPLEQGDSNSTGNVQQALLNGDIKVSGPSPGGEGHSFKNVVQTMGGNKVAGPSRGGEGHKFKTQQLRTFGRIKVSGPSPGEGHKFKTQKLQTIGRIKVSGPSPGEGHNFKNVVQTMGGNKVSGPSPRGGGHHNGVAKIHKSKRD